Proteins encoded in a region of the Zunongwangia endophytica genome:
- a CDS encoding TonB-dependent receptor: MRSVVFVWVMVFSVGFLQAQEIIISGKIIHANAQNVVGGVAIRLDNQFLEVRSNASGEFNLNFKNLEMGNYILHISKLGFQSLRLPILVDQPTLNLGVISLVPDITQQQAQLGSVNLSENELDDDQIDAGFSSILNAGKDVFLNAAAYDFSQTYFKPRGYDSQHGTVMINGIPLNKTQNGRPQWSNWGGLNDVQRNQDFNFAVSTVDNNFGSLAGSTNFVMRASKFSKGGKLSLSAANRSYRSRIMATYSSGEQKNDWFYTISISGRFAEEGYIEGTTYDAKSIFLSVEKKIGDKHSLNFSGIYTPNIRGKSAAITDEVFELKGREYNSYWGLQEDEIRNSRQRRVKEPIFMLNHFWNFSEKTKIQTNLAYQFGSFGNTRIDYGGTNRVRFNDQVSYDGGGKNPDPAYYQNLPSYFLRFEGSENYEAAYRNAAAFKENGQLDWNSIYEANHVASDTGDNAIYALTEDRNDDNTAYFTSVLDHIFNSEFKLNSGINFQYLQSHNYAKIDDLFGANQFLDIDFFAEPTNEYSLEQVAQSDLQQPNRLVSEGDKYKYNYELTSGKIEAFSQLQFKHKKLETYISAKISTTDYQRKGNYQNGLFPDNSLGKSEHLNFIDFGLKSGLTYHFTGRHSVSSNLFLASNAPTLQNSFANPRQNNSVVQDLDSEYIYSFDATYRYRSPNFNLKLSGYFTQFRNVTDVSFYYVDGLSGLGRNTTTAFVQEILYDAEKQHLGIEFGAEAQVTSTIKLKSALAIGQFIYSNNPKLYLTSNSFSGSVNYGEARLKNYRLANGPQHAAQLGFEYRDPDYWWFGFTANYFSNAFINVSPLLRTSNFATDTDGLPLENYDAELAKTYLQQQNLGDYFLLNAIGGKSWKLDNYYVGVFVSLNNILDKLYKTGGYEQSRNANFTSLKEDRDRETPVFGNRYWYGYGTTYFANLYVRF, translated from the coding sequence ATGCGTAGTGTGGTTTTTGTTTGGGTGATGGTGTTTTCTGTCGGCTTTCTTCAGGCTCAGGAAATAATAATTTCAGGAAAAATAATTCACGCTAATGCCCAAAATGTAGTTGGTGGCGTTGCGATTCGTTTAGACAATCAATTTTTAGAAGTTCGAAGTAATGCTAGCGGAGAATTCAATTTAAACTTTAAAAATTTAGAAATGGGAAATTATATATTGCATATTTCTAAATTGGGTTTTCAGTCGCTAAGACTTCCTATTCTTGTAGATCAGCCGACTTTAAATTTAGGAGTCATCAGCTTAGTACCCGATATAACTCAACAGCAAGCGCAATTAGGAAGTGTTAATCTTAGCGAAAACGAATTGGATGACGACCAGATTGATGCCGGTTTTTCTTCAATTTTAAATGCAGGGAAAGATGTGTTTTTAAACGCAGCCGCTTACGATTTTAGTCAGACTTATTTTAAACCGCGTGGGTATGATAGCCAGCACGGGACAGTAATGATCAATGGCATTCCTTTAAATAAAACGCAAAACGGCAGGCCGCAATGGAGTAATTGGGGCGGGTTGAACGATGTGCAGCGCAATCAGGATTTTAATTTTGCGGTAAGTACTGTGGATAATAACTTCGGAAGTTTGGCGGGATCCACAAATTTTGTAATGCGAGCTTCCAAATTCTCGAAAGGTGGTAAGCTTTCACTTTCTGCAGCCAACAGAAGTTACCGTTCCAGAATCATGGCGACTTATAGTTCTGGAGAACAAAAAAATGATTGGTTTTATACAATCTCGATTTCAGGAAGATTTGCTGAAGAAGGATATATTGAAGGAACCACTTACGATGCAAAATCCATTTTCCTCTCCGTAGAAAAGAAAATAGGCGATAAGCATAGCCTGAATTTCAGCGGGATTTACACACCTAATATTCGTGGTAAATCGGCTGCGATAACCGATGAAGTTTTCGAATTAAAAGGAAGAGAATATAATAGCTATTGGGGTTTGCAAGAAGATGAAATTAGAAATTCCAGGCAGCGGCGTGTAAAAGAACCAATCTTTATGCTGAATCATTTTTGGAATTTTTCAGAAAAGACAAAAATTCAAACCAATCTTGCCTATCAATTTGGGAGTTTTGGCAATACGAGAATCGATTACGGAGGTACGAATCGAGTGCGATTTAATGATCAGGTTTCTTACGATGGTGGCGGCAAAAATCCGGATCCCGCGTATTATCAAAATTTACCAAGCTATTTTTTACGTTTCGAAGGAAGTGAGAATTACGAAGCTGCCTATAGAAACGCGGCTGCATTTAAAGAAAATGGCCAGCTAGACTGGAATTCTATTTATGAAGCTAATCATGTAGCGTCTGATACTGGAGATAATGCCATCTATGCGCTGACTGAAGATAGGAACGACGATAATACAGCTTATTTTACTTCGGTTTTAGATCATATTTTCAATTCAGAATTTAAGTTGAATAGCGGAATTAATTTTCAGTATTTGCAAAGTCATAATTATGCAAAAATTGATGATCTTTTTGGTGCGAATCAATTTTTAGATATCGATTTTTTTGCTGAACCAACTAACGAATATTCATTAGAGCAAGTTGCTCAAAGCGATTTGCAACAGCCTAACCGTTTAGTTTCAGAAGGGGATAAGTATAAATATAATTACGAACTGACTTCAGGCAAGATCGAAGCTTTTTCTCAACTTCAGTTTAAGCATAAAAAGCTTGAAACTTACATTTCAGCAAAAATTAGTACAACAGATTATCAAAGAAAGGGAAATTATCAAAATGGACTATTCCCTGATAATTCACTGGGAAAAAGTGAACATTTAAATTTTATCGATTTTGGATTAAAATCTGGATTAACCTATCATTTTACGGGCAGGCATTCCGTATCTTCAAACTTGTTTCTGGCTAGTAATGCGCCTACACTTCAAAATAGTTTTGCTAATCCCCGCCAAAATAATAGCGTAGTTCAGGATTTGGATAGTGAGTATATTTATAGTTTTGATGCTACATATCGCTATCGTTCGCCAAATTTCAACTTAAAATTGAGTGGTTATTTTACCCAATTTCGAAATGTAACCGATGTTTCTTTTTATTATGTCGACGGACTTTCAGGATTGGGGAGAAACACGACCACCGCTTTTGTTCAGGAGATTTTATACGATGCCGAAAAGCAGCATTTGGGAATTGAGTTTGGTGCTGAAGCGCAAGTCACTTCAACTATAAAACTGAAATCTGCTTTGGCAATTGGCCAATTTATTTATTCCAATAATCCGAAATTGTATCTAACCAGCAACAGTTTTTCTGGAAGTGTAAATTACGGAGAAGCGCGGCTAAAAAATTATAGACTTGCTAACGGACCGCAGCATGCAGCGCAGTTGGGTTTTGAATATCGTGATCCCGATTACTGGTGGTTTGGCTTTACCGCAAATTATTTCTCAAATGCATTTATAAATGTGAGTCCGTTGCTTAGAACCTCCAATTTCGCAACTGATACTGATGGATTACCACTCGAAAATTATGATGCTGAATTAGCCAAAACCTATTTACAACAACAGAATTTGGGTGACTATTTTTTGCTGAATGCCATTGGCGGGAAATCGTGGAAGCTGGATAATTACTATGTTGGGGTTTTTGTAAGCCTGAATAATATTCTGGATAAGCTTTATAAAACCGGCGGTTACGAGCAGTCACGCAATGCTAATTTTACTAGTTTAAAAGAAGATCGTGATCGGGAAACTCCCGTTTTTGGCAATCGCTACTGGTACGGTTACGGTACTACTTATTTTGCTAATCTCTATGTAAGATTTTAG
- a CDS encoding endonuclease/exonuclease/phosphatase family protein has protein sequence MKLIHYIFLFFCGNLIAQDQATYEVLTIAFYNTENLFDTENDNFTFDDDRTPEGKDAWTEVKYQLKLNNIGRVLSEIGAEISSNSPEIIGLCEIENYTVLEDLLNTEPLRNKDYKIIHYDSPDRRGIDNALLYNTRVFKPNSSKPIQILIEKNGKRIYTRDILVCTGKIEDENFAFLVNHWPSRSGGEKKSRNYRKVAAITNRKICDSLWAIDSAFKIINMGDFNDDPKNSNVRTILNNSAKPNLFEFYNPMLKLYKKGIGSLAFRDNWNLFDQILISGAMKSKDYEHFQYYKAGIFKKDYLVTSSGQYKGYPFRSYGYNGYLGGFSDHFPVYLHLIKKKNPR, from the coding sequence ATGAAACTAATACACTATATATTTCTATTTTTCTGCGGAAATTTGATCGCGCAAGATCAAGCTACCTATGAAGTTTTAACCATAGCATTTTATAATACTGAAAACCTATTTGATACTGAAAATGATAATTTCACATTTGATGATGACCGTACACCTGAAGGTAAAGATGCGTGGACTGAAGTAAAATATCAGCTAAAATTGAATAATATCGGCCGGGTTCTTTCTGAAATCGGTGCAGAAATCTCTAGCAATAGTCCAGAAATTATTGGTTTATGTGAAATAGAAAATTATACTGTTCTTGAAGATTTATTGAATACAGAGCCACTTCGTAATAAAGATTATAAAATTATCCATTACGATTCGCCAGATCGCCGTGGAATAGATAATGCTTTACTCTATAACACACGTGTATTCAAGCCGAATTCTTCTAAACCTATTCAGATATTAATAGAAAAGAATGGAAAAAGAATTTATACGAGAGATATATTGGTCTGTACAGGGAAGATTGAAGATGAAAATTTCGCCTTTCTAGTAAACCATTGGCCTTCCCGAAGTGGTGGTGAAAAAAAGAGTCGAAATTATCGAAAAGTTGCTGCAATAACGAATCGCAAGATATGCGATTCACTTTGGGCAATTGACTCGGCTTTTAAAATTATTAATATGGGAGATTTTAACGATGATCCCAAAAATAGTAATGTAAGGACTATTCTCAACAATTCAGCAAAACCAAATCTATTTGAATTCTACAATCCAATGTTGAAATTATATAAAAAAGGAATCGGAAGTTTAGCTTTTAGAGATAATTGGAATCTATTCGATCAGATTCTAATTTCGGGAGCAATGAAAAGTAAGGATTATGAACATTTTCAATACTACAAAGCCGGAATTTTCAAAAAGGATTATCTGGTTACTTCAAGCGGACAGTATAAAGGATATCCCTTCCGAAGTTATGGTTATAATGGCTATTTAGGTGGTTTTAGTGATCATTTTCCTGTATATCTACACCTTATTAAAAAGAAAAATCCTCGCTAA
- a CDS encoding Ig-like domain-containing protein, with amino-acid sequence MKKNILLAFILGNFILGCSSDDSSQDNPVNPQADDPIAVDDELRTIENEELTFDTDDLLQNDEVVDNARIFSIDSESSEDGSIIDNRDGTYTYIPSTDFQGEDTFMYSLCVPGDSDRCSEATVTVQVDQPGPPIANDDSYEIDEDEILLIRNYGDNDSLIGGAVITSVNSESGNATVTINEDNNIVYVPIEGYAGIDTFTYTICNDDEETSCDTAIITVTVVDEGNPTAEDDTVIVNTNNSQTILDDLLANDNVIDSAEITSVNNSGTQGTVTLNEDGTVTYTPSSGFTGEDSFEYSLCDDDQPEASCSIATVTVQVVNPIAFSIPNDIQDYYQNMTFAENSEFLQLALSNFTVAKHTNILVYTDRHDYLYDADADSDNPDNVVLMYSGETRYWEEYTSGSNSYSPQTFNTEHIYPQSKLSAEDAVTDLHHLRAIDDGVNSERSNYPFVDGSGEYQLVGSNQWYPGDEWKGDVARMVFYLNIRYGENIETVGNLDLFLKWNREDPVSEFEMQRNNVIEAAQGNRNPFIDNPYLATLIWGGSDAENRWE; translated from the coding sequence ATGAAGAAGAATATCCTTTTAGCATTCATTTTAGGAAATTTTATCCTTGGGTGTAGTAGCGATGACAGTTCTCAAGATAATCCCGTAAACCCTCAAGCAGATGATCCGATTGCGGTAGATGACGAATTGAGAACTATAGAAAATGAAGAGCTTACTTTTGATACAGATGATCTTTTACAAAATGATGAAGTTGTAGATAATGCTCGTATTTTTTCTATAGATTCAGAAAGTAGCGAAGATGGAAGTATAATCGATAATCGTGATGGTACATATACATACATACCGTCTACAGATTTTCAGGGTGAAGATACTTTTATGTATTCACTTTGTGTACCTGGCGATTCCGATAGATGCTCTGAAGCTACTGTGACTGTACAGGTAGATCAACCAGGACCGCCAATTGCAAATGATGACTCTTATGAAATAGATGAGGATGAGATCTTACTAATTCGTAATTATGGAGATAACGACAGTCTTATTGGGGGTGCAGTAATTACATCAGTCAATTCAGAAAGCGGTAATGCTACGGTAACTATTAATGAAGATAATAATATTGTTTACGTTCCAATAGAAGGTTATGCAGGAATAGATACTTTTACCTATACAATTTGCAATGATGATGAGGAAACCTCTTGCGATACTGCTATAATTACAGTTACAGTAGTTGATGAAGGTAATCCAACTGCAGAAGATGATACAGTAATAGTAAATACCAATAATTCCCAAACTATTTTGGATGATCTTTTAGCTAATGATAACGTTATTGATAGTGCAGAAATAACTAGTGTAAACAATTCAGGTACACAGGGAACTGTAACTTTAAACGAAGATGGTACCGTAACTTATACTCCTTCTAGCGGATTTACCGGAGAAGATAGTTTTGAGTATTCACTATGTGATGATGATCAACCTGAAGCATCTTGCAGTATTGCAACTGTTACAGTTCAGGTAGTAAATCCTATTGCTTTTAGTATCCCTAACGATATTCAGGATTACTATCAAAACATGACTTTTGCCGAAAATTCAGAGTTTTTGCAATTAGCTCTTTCTAATTTTACAGTAGCTAAGCATACCAATATTTTGGTTTATACAGATCGTCACGACTATCTCTACGATGCAGATGCCGATTCAGATAATCCGGACAATGTTGTTTTAATGTATTCAGGAGAAACTAGATATTGGGAAGAATATACTTCAGGGAGTAATTCATATTCACCACAAACTTTTAATACAGAACATATTTATCCGCAATCTAAATTATCAGCTGAAGACGCTGTTACAGACTTGCACCACTTAAGAGCTATCGATGATGGAGTGAATAGCGAAAGATCCAATTATCCATTTGTAGATGGTAGCGGTGAATATCAACTTGTTGGCAGTAATCAGTGGTATCCTGGCGATGAGTGGAAAGGTGATGTTGCTCGAATGGTCTTCTATCTAAATATTCGTTATGGTGAAAATATTGAAACTGTAGGAAACTTAGATCTTTTCCTTAAATGGAATAGAGAAGATCCTGTATCAGAATTCGAAATGCAAAGAAATAATGTAATCGAAGCTGCACAAGGTAATCGTAATCCATTTATAGATAATCCATATCTTGCAACTCTTATTTGGGGAGGTAGTGATGCAGAAAATCGTTGGGAATAA
- a CDS encoding TonB-dependent receptor → MRKLITLLILFFTTGIFAQGTITGTVIDSEMVGPLPGANVMVVGSKKGTTTDFDGNFSLDVNSSTGTLKISFVGYKSKQVQFSLSGGSQDLGDIILVGDDNALDEIVITSFSLAIDRKTPVAVSTVKAETIETKLGNQEFPEILKSTPGIYVTKQGGGFGDADIRMRGFNSENIAVMINGVPVNDMESGRVYWSNWAGLTDVTKTMQTQRGLGAAKVAVPSIGGTINIVTKSTDAEMGGSVIASTGNDGLQKFGATVSTGKSENGWAATISASKTSGRRFADGLEFEGYNYFLNIAKEINENHELSLTAFGAPQRHGQRETLHTIEDYKRSDRDIKFNGDWGYRNGQVVNVQDNFYHKPQISLNHYWDISDRTELSTAAYVSFGTGGGGGYTGNADLRSVDSDYRSAPYQPLNLDRVVDENAANGADGSQTILYDSRNDHFWTGLLSTVSTEVGEGWELLGGIDLRYYKGEHFQEVKDLLGGQYWADDSNVNDPNRLTRSGDKINYYNDGLVLWEGGFAQAEYSDDNISGFLSVSASNTSYKRKDYFQYSGDEKETDWINFFAYGAKGGANYNLDDNHNIFANVGYFERAPFFNTVFLNNKNIANEDAENQKIFSAELGYGFRTQNLRIDFNLYRTIWKDKTLARSFIQGNQQIFANILGVDALHQGIELEFQYKATERLNVTGMMSLGDWKWDNNVDNVDVLAEDGTTVLGTINVAIDGVEVGNSAQTTAALGLNYEAFPGTFIRGDFTYYDRYFADFDPTVRDSNDIPAPFELPDVGLLDLGLTHNFQFGSFEATLNANVFNVLDTQYISDAREGNVKDPDYNGLVDSNVWYGFGRTYSVGAKIKF, encoded by the coding sequence ATGAGGAAATTAATTACCTTATTAATTCTGTTTTTTACGACAGGAATTTTTGCTCAAGGGACTATCACTGGTACGGTGATAGATTCTGAAATGGTTGGTCCACTTCCGGGAGCGAACGTAATGGTTGTAGGATCAAAGAAAGGTACAACTACAGATTTTGATGGGAACTTCTCTTTGGATGTTAATAGCTCTACAGGGACTTTAAAAATCAGTTTTGTAGGTTACAAATCTAAGCAAGTTCAATTCAGTCTTTCAGGAGGTTCTCAAGATTTGGGAGATATAATTCTTGTTGGAGATGATAATGCTTTAGATGAAATTGTAATTACTAGTTTTTCTTTAGCAATTGATAGAAAAACACCTGTTGCAGTATCAACTGTAAAAGCTGAGACGATTGAAACTAAATTAGGAAACCAGGAATTTCCTGAAATTCTTAAAAGTACACCGGGTATCTACGTTACGAAACAAGGTGGTGGATTCGGAGATGCTGATATCAGAATGCGGGGATTCAACTCAGAGAATATTGCTGTAATGATCAATGGGGTGCCTGTAAACGACATGGAAAGTGGTCGTGTTTACTGGAGTAACTGGGCAGGGCTTACAGATGTTACTAAAACAATGCAAACACAAAGAGGTTTAGGGGCTGCTAAAGTTGCTGTACCGTCTATTGGTGGAACAATAAACATTGTTACAAAATCTACAGATGCCGAGATGGGCGGTAGTGTTATCGCTTCTACAGGTAATGATGGTCTTCAAAAATTTGGAGCTACAGTATCTACTGGTAAATCGGAAAATGGCTGGGCAGCTACAATTTCTGCATCAAAAACTAGCGGTAGAAGATTTGCTGATGGTCTTGAATTTGAAGGCTATAACTACTTTTTAAATATTGCAAAGGAAATAAATGAAAATCATGAACTTTCTTTAACTGCCTTTGGAGCACCGCAACGTCACGGTCAGAGAGAAACGCTACATACTATCGAAGATTACAAGAGAAGCGACAGAGATATTAAATTTAATGGAGACTGGGGTTACCGCAATGGTCAAGTAGTTAATGTGCAAGATAACTTTTATCACAAGCCACAAATATCTTTAAATCACTATTGGGATATTAGTGATAGAACAGAATTATCGACAGCAGCTTACGTATCTTTTGGTACTGGTGGTGGTGGTGGTTATACTGGTAATGCGGATCTTCGAAGTGTTGATTCAGATTATAGGTCTGCTCCGTACCAACCATTGAATTTAGATCGCGTGGTAGATGAAAACGCCGCTAACGGTGCAGATGGTTCTCAAACTATCCTATATGATTCAAGAAACGATCATTTTTGGACAGGGCTTCTTTCAACTGTTTCTACAGAAGTAGGAGAAGGATGGGAACTGTTAGGAGGAATAGATTTAAGGTATTATAAAGGCGAACATTTCCAAGAAGTGAAAGATCTTTTAGGAGGACAATATTGGGCGGATGACAGTAATGTTAATGATCCAAATAGGCTAACAAGAAGCGGCGATAAAATTAATTATTACAACGATGGATTAGTTCTATGGGAAGGTGGATTCGCCCAGGCAGAATATTCTGATGATAATATCTCTGGATTCCTTTCGGTTAGTGCATCTAATACATCTTATAAAAGAAAAGATTATTTTCAATATTCAGGAGATGAAAAAGAGACCGATTGGATAAACTTTTTTGCATATGGTGCTAAGGGAGGCGCTAACTATAATTTAGATGATAACCATAATATTTTTGCTAATGTCGGCTATTTTGAAAGAGCTCCATTTTTCAATACAGTATTCTTGAATAATAAAAATATAGCAAATGAAGATGCAGAAAACCAAAAGATTTTTAGTGCCGAATTAGGATATGGGTTTAGAACTCAAAATCTAAGAATCGATTTTAACCTTTATCGCACAATTTGGAAGGATAAAACATTAGCAAGATCTTTTATTCAGGGGAATCAGCAAATCTTTGCTAATATTTTGGGTGTAGATGCGCTTCACCAAGGTATAGAATTAGAGTTTCAATACAAAGCAACCGAAAGACTTAACGTTACTGGTATGATGTCTCTTGGTGATTGGAAATGGGATAACAACGTTGATAATGTAGATGTTCTAGCCGAAGATGGAACTACTGTATTAGGTACGATTAATGTAGCCATTGATGGTGTCGAAGTTGGTAACTCTGCACAAACGACTGCGGCATTGGGACTAAATTATGAGGCTTTCCCTGGAACTTTTATTAGAGGTGATTTTACATACTATGATAGATATTTTGCAGACTTTGATCCTACTGTAAGAGATTCCAATGATATACCTGCACCTTTTGAATTACCAGATGTAGGATTGTTAGACTTAGGTTTAACTCATAATTTCCAATTTGGATCTTTTGAAGCAACTTTAAATGCAAACGTATTCAACGTACTAGATACTCAGTATATTTCTGATGCTAGAGAAGGAAATGTGAAAGATCCAGATTACAATGGGTTAGTTGATTCTAATGTATGGTACGGTTTTGGGCGTACGTATAGTGTAGGTGCAAAAATTAAATTCTAA
- a CDS encoding TonB-dependent receptor — MRKLITLLMLLFTATIFAQGTITGTVMDAEMNAPLPGANVMIVGTNTGTTTDFDGNFTLEAQKSSGTVRVTFVGFERKDIKFDLSRGTQDLGDIMLTSDADALSEVVVIGSGIIDLEDDRKTPIAVSTITKSEIQKRATGNVEFPQVLKNTPNVYVTAESGGFGDSEMFVRGFDQSNTAFLLNGQPINGMEDGNMYWSNWQGITDIANAVQVQRGLGSSKLAISSVGGTVNIVTKATNKTEGGFARFMVGNGSYVKGTASYDTGVNENGWGFSFLVDYWRAHSKWANGTKGEGQNYFFSVGKEAGDHTFNFLVTGAPQWHDQNFSKDAELYDQYGLKYNNNYGFRDGEYLSYRRNYYHKPVVNLNWDWDMSEVSNLSTVMYASFGRGGGTGTYGNGLGKVDNGIDSSPEGAYTRNGLVDWDYIVNGSNIDVEDGFQSGSNGTLIRGSVNNHAWYGGVTNYEFTGLENITINAGADIRFYKGDHFRQIVDPLGLNGVREDFGGNPNNTVTATFDADPWSALFDFADEGERIDYDYSEDINYQGGFSQIEYANDIFSVFAQGAISNQSYKRYDRGNFEGERESETENKFGYNLKAGASFTFVEGNTIFGNVGKYSRQPFLDNIFPSYSDNTAFADPEVDNEEITGFEAGYAFESGSFSANFNAYYTKWENRFLNFSGNYTGNGANVENAAFLFSDISQLHKGLEIDLKWRPIMDLTIRGYATTGNWEYDGSSPVRIRNNDNSEFVDQLDVDLSGTKVGGAPQNSAGLGIDYDVISRKLSLSANWNYYDNLYGLVEVEDVAETSLAGDTYQPEQLNSYSLFDIGASYTFDLGENDIQLIGNIYNLLDHEYITQKDNYGYFFGNGTTWNIAVKYNF; from the coding sequence ATGAGGAAATTAATTACCCTACTTATGTTGCTTTTTACAGCAACAATCTTTGCTCAGGGAACTATTACCGGTACGGTAATGGACGCTGAAATGAATGCACCGCTACCCGGTGCAAATGTTATGATCGTGGGAACTAATACCGGTACCACTACAGATTTCGATGGTAATTTTACTTTGGAGGCCCAAAAGTCTTCAGGAACCGTTAGAGTAACATTCGTTGGATTCGAAAGAAAAGATATCAAGTTCGATCTTAGCCGAGGAACTCAAGATCTTGGAGATATTATGCTTACTTCTGATGCTGATGCATTATCTGAAGTGGTTGTAATAGGATCTGGTATTATCGATTTAGAAGACGATAGAAAAACACCTATCGCTGTTTCAACTATTACAAAATCTGAAATTCAGAAAAGAGCTACAGGAAACGTAGAGTTTCCACAAGTATTGAAAAACACTCCAAACGTATATGTTACTGCTGAATCTGGTGGTTTTGGAGATTCAGAAATGTTTGTTCGTGGTTTCGATCAAAGTAATACTGCATTCCTTTTAAATGGTCAGCCTATTAACGGTATGGAAGATGGTAACATGTACTGGTCTAACTGGCAAGGTATAACTGATATTGCAAATGCAGTACAGGTGCAAAGAGGTCTGGGATCTTCAAAATTAGCAATATCATCTGTTGGTGGAACAGTAAATATTGTAACGAAAGCAACTAATAAAACTGAAGGTGGATTTGCTCGCTTTATGGTTGGTAATGGTAGCTACGTAAAAGGAACTGCTTCCTATGATACGGGAGTTAACGAAAATGGCTGGGGATTCTCATTCTTAGTGGATTATTGGAGAGCTCATAGTAAATGGGCTAATGGAACAAAAGGGGAAGGTCAAAACTACTTTTTCTCAGTAGGAAAAGAGGCAGGAGATCATACGTTTAATTTCTTAGTTACCGGGGCTCCACAATGGCACGATCAAAACTTTTCTAAAGATGCGGAACTTTATGATCAATATGGTTTAAAATACAATAATAATTACGGATTTAGAGACGGTGAGTATTTGTCCTATAGAAGAAATTATTATCATAAACCAGTTGTCAATTTAAACTGGGATTGGGATATGAGTGAAGTTTCAAATCTATCTACAGTAATGTATGCATCTTTTGGTCGCGGAGGTGGAACAGGAACCTATGGTAATGGACTCGGAAAGGTTGATAATGGTATCGATTCTTCTCCAGAAGGTGCTTATACTAGAAATGGTTTAGTAGATTGGGATTATATCGTAAACGGATCTAATATAGATGTAGAAGATGGATTTCAATCAGGAAGTAACGGAACTCTTATTAGAGGTTCTGTGAATAACCATGCCTGGTATGGTGGCGTAACAAATTACGAATTTACAGGTTTAGAAAATATCACTATAAATGCCGGTGCAGACATCAGATTTTATAAGGGAGATCACTTTCGTCAAATCGTAGATCCGCTTGGATTAAACGGAGTTAGAGAAGATTTCGGAGGAAACCCTAATAATACAGTAACTGCGACTTTCGATGCAGATCCATGGAGTGCGTTATTCGATTTTGCAGATGAAGGAGAGCGTATCGATTATGACTATTCAGAGGACATTAATTATCAAGGTGGCTTTAGTCAAATTGAGTATGCTAACGATATATTTTCTGTTTTCGCTCAAGGAGCAATCTCTAACCAATCTTACAAGCGTTACGATAGAGGAAATTTTGAAGGTGAAAGAGAGTCTGAAACTGAAAATAAATTTGGTTACAATTTAAAAGCAGGTGCTTCATTTACATTTGTAGAAGGCAATACTATTTTCGGTAATGTAGGTAAATATTCTAGACAACCTTTCTTGGATAATATCTTCCCAAGCTATAGTGATAATACTGCTTTTGCAGATCCAGAAGTAGATAATGAAGAAATCACAGGTTTTGAAGCCGGTTATGCTTTTGAAAGCGGTAGTTTTTCAGCTAATTTCAATGCATACTATACAAAATGGGAAAATCGATTCTTAAATTTTTCAGGTAACTATACAGGAAACGGCGCTAATGTTGAAAATGCAGCATTCTTATTCTCTGATATTTCACAACTTCACAAAGGTTTGGAAATCGATTTAAAATGGAGACCTATTATGGATTTAACTATCCGTGGATATGCTACAACTGGTAATTGGGAATATGATGGTTCTTCGCCAGTTAGAATCCGTAATAATGACAACTCCGAATTCGTAGACCAGCTAGATGTAGATCTTTCAGGAACTAAGGTAGGTGGTGCGCCTCAAAATTCAGCAGGTTTAGGAATAGATTACGACGTGATCTCAAGAAAACTTTCGTTATCAGCCAATTGGAATTATTACGATAATTTATATGGATTGGTTGAAGTAGAAGATGTAGCTGAAACTTCTTTGGCAGGAGATACATACCAACCAGAACAATTAAATTCGTATTCATTATTCGATATTGGAGCAAGCTATACATTTGATCTGGGAGAAAATGATATTCAATTGATAGGTAACATTTACAATCTACTTGATCATGAATATATCACTCAAAAAGATAATTATGGGTACTTTTTCGGTAATGGTACTACATGGAACATTGCTGTGAAATACAATTTCTAA